The following are from one region of the Oncorhynchus kisutch isolate 150728-3 unplaced genomic scaffold, Okis_V2 Okis03b-Okis08b_hom, whole genome shotgun sequence genome:
- the LOC116359608 gene encoding uncharacterized protein LOC116359608, giving the protein MPISDLRMWTLLLGVIFGLLAPVQSDPVPASTEPPALAAGDSLGEMFKIFKKLVVGPPDATNGTSSSDETVDLDHLVTPDPVTSDPEDQLPTFDPEEGSTDETEGSTTEGSTTEGSMKHPTSGQDNEGDLFDANLKPSFNLRPSPTPRPSPTPRPSQSDTEDNYEKYNYDSSPSDRPDSPEEEEMILDTESPTAEFVPTAEVVPTAEFVSTAEVVPNADFFPTAEFVPTAEFEPTTDFPMDLEDVNTILDANPSPSPYPTHDANPSTSPYPTHDASTTTELEELEDDIFRPKFVASPSRVPDPSPSPSRVPDPSPSHSRVPDPSPSHSPISEFEEEDLLPLSLDPSFSSTSRPSQSSGTSHTPSSNLTSMTGLEEGGAAKMNTELAFTSTTSSVAPTTVRMNSDIEGSGSGFLPQSSTTVAAPAGEEDQTYNSLVDKPFIETKTRIQGSNRLALPREEPAVDTSTVLHDAAAVKPTPSRQHDSYTSGWLIIVAFVAGVAVLVVICVAIGTRDRWNAPAQASEKKVANASSGDEKAEREMERFLSKERPRENIHAAEYTVILLEDLPEKEPLD; this is encoded by the exons atGCCTATCTCTGATCTCAGGATGTGGACTCTACTGCTTGGGGTTATTTTCGGACTTCTGGCACCTGTTCAGtccgaccctgttcctg CCTCGACAGAACCTCCCGCTCTGGCTGCTGGGGATTCTCTTGGGGAAATGTTCAAGATCTTCAAGAAGCTTGTAGTGGGTCCCCCGGATGCCACCAATGGAACATCCAGCAGTGATGAAACAGTGGACCTAGATCATTtggtgacccctgaccctgtGACATCTGACCCGGAAGACCAGCTGCCCACCTTTGACCCAGAGGAGGGTAGCACAGATGAGACAGAGGgcagcactacagagggcagcactacagagggcagtaTGAAACACCCCACTTCAGGACAAGACAATGAAGGGGACCTGTTTGACGCCAACCTTAAACCTAGCTTTAACCTCCGCCCCAGTCCAACTCCTCGCCCCAGTCCAACTCCTCGCCCCAGTCAAAGCGACACAGAGGACAATTATGAAAAGTACAACTATGATTCCAGTCCAAGTGATAGACCTGATTCACCAGAGGAAGAGGAAATGATCCTGGATACCGAAAGCCCCACAGCAGAGTTTGTCCCCACAGCAGAGGTTGTCCCCACAGCAGAGTTTGTCTCCACAGCAGAGGTTGTCCCCAATGCAGATTTTTTCCCCACAGCAGAGTTTGTCCCCACAGCAGAGTTTGAACCCACCACTGATTTTCCGATGGATTTGGAAGATGTTAACACAATCCTTGACGccaaccccagccccagtccttaTCCAACTCATGACGCTAACCCCAGCACCAGTCCTTATCCAACTCATGATGCTAGCACCACAACAGAGCTAGAGGAGTTGGAGGACGATATATTCAGACCAAAGTTTGTCGCCAGCCCTAGTCGTGTACCGGATCCCAGTCCCAGCCCTAGTCGTGTACCGGATCCCAGTCCCAGCCATAGTCGTGTACCGGATCCCAGTCCCAGCCATAGTCCCATCTCAGAGTTTGAAGAAGAAGACCTGTTACCTCTTAGCCTTGATCCAAGCTTTAGTAGCACCTCCAGACCTAGCCAAAGTTCGGGGACCAGCCATACACCTAGTTCTAACCTAACCAGTATGACAGGCTTGGAGGAAGGCGGGGCTGCAAAGATGAATACAGAGCTGGCCTTCACCTCAACCACCAGTTCTGTCGCACCTACAACAGTCAGGATGAATTCAGACATCGAAGGGTCAGGGTCGGGATTCCTGCCTCAGAGTAGCACCACAGTAGCAGCCCCTGCTGGCGAGGAGGACCAAACATACAACTCCCTAGTCGATAAGCCATTCATTGAAACAAAGACAAGAATTCAAGGCAGCAATAGGCTTGCTCTACCAAGGGAGGAACCGGCAGTGGATACCTCTACAG TTCTTCATGATGCAGCTGCTGTAAAACCAACCCCATCCAGACAACATGATTCATATACATCGG gttggTTGATCATCGTTGCCTTCGTCGCGGGCGTGGCGGTCTTGGTCGTAATCTGTGTCGCCATAGGTACCAGAGACAG GTGGAATGCACCAGCCCAGGCATCTGAGAAGAAGGTCGCCAACGCGAGCTCAGGAGATGAGAAGGCGGAGCGTGAAATGGAGAGGTTTCTGTCTAAAGAGAGGCCAAGGGAAAACATCCACGCTGCAGAGTACACTGTTATACTTCTGGAGGACCTCCCAGAGAAAGAGCCTCTGGACTGA